The bacterium DNA segment CGCTGCTTCTGTGAGAAAGAGAGTCAACACCTGTCCGGCTTCCGCGCCGATCGCTTTCTCCAACCCGATTTCACTGATCCGTTCATTCACTGAAATCCACATCATTGTGAGAATTCCTACGGCTCCCACAAGAAGAGAAATTGCGGCAACACCGCCGACTCCCATCGTCATCGCGTTGAGAATATTATCCAGCGTATCCAGCATTTCGGTTTGCGTGATGACAGTGAAGTCCTCTTCATCATCGTGTCTTGTTTTTAAAAGGTCGCGAATTCCCTGGGCAACGGAATTCACTTTGTGCGCGTCACCAAAAAGGACATGAATTTCCTGCAGACCTTCCTTGTTGAATATTTGCAAGGCGGAAGCGATCGGAATGTATGCGCGGTCATCCAGATCCAATCCCAGGAGTTGTCCCTTCGTTTCCATGATACCGATCACAAGAAATCGCGAGCCACCGATGTGAACGTACTTTCCAAGCGCGTTTTCATTGTGAAACAATTCCCGTTTTAATTTCGATCCGAGCACGGCCAACGGCGCGCCACGTCTGGGATCGATGGGCGGAATGAAAGAACCCTGGCGCACCTTCACGCGCCAGACTTCCGGAGCATCCGCATTGACTCCGACAACAAAAACGGATCGCGATCGCCTGGTGGTTTCGACTCTTGCGCTGCCGTACGAAATCGGGACCACTTTCTCTACACCGGGCACTCTCAGTAATTGAAGTGCATCTTCAATTGTCAACTTCCTGGTGGTTGTAACCGCGCCTTGCATCCCGAATGTCTCGATTTTCCCCGGTGTGATCATGATGAGATTTGTGCCGAACTGGGTGAATGAGTGGAGAATAAAATAACGGAGTCCTTCACCGATAGAAGTGAGAAGGATCACGGACGCAGTGCCGATCGCAATACCCAGCATCGTTAGGGCCGTTCGCAACCGGTGCGCGCGAATCGTACCCAGTGTTAATTTCAGAACGTCCTGCAGTTCCATATTATCTCCGGGTCAAAGCCTGAATCGGATCCAATCTGGCAGCCTGTCGTGCCGGCCATACTCCGAATAGAACGCCTACCAGAACCGCAACAGCCACAGCAGATAGGACGGCCCACGGAGGAACCTCAACCGGAAAAGAAGGGAAAATTTTGCCGATCAAATCCACCAGCACAAGGGCAGCAGTCAATCCAATCAAACCACCCAGTAGCGATAAAAGCGAGGCTTCGGCCAGAAAAACAGAAACCACCTGGGAGGGCTTCACACCGATCGCTTTCAATAATCCGATTTCGGATGTGCGCTCGGATACCGAGACAAGCATCACATTCATGATTCCGACACCGGCAACAGAAAGGGAAATGGCTGCAATTCCTGCAAGAGCCAAT contains these protein-coding regions:
- a CDS encoding ABC transporter permease, whose product is MELQDVLKLTLGTIRAHRLRTALTMLGIAIGTASVILLTSIGEGLRYFILHSFTQFGTNLIMITPGKIETFGMQGAVTTTRKLTIEDALQLLRVPGVEKVVPISYGSARVETTRRSRSVFVVGVNADAPEVWRVKVRQGSFIPPIDPRRGAPLAVLGSKLKRELFHNENALGKYVHIGGSRFLVIGIMETKGQLLGLDLDDRAYIPIASALQIFNKEGLQEIHVLFGDAHKVNSVAQGIRDLLKTRHDDEEDFTVITQTEMLDTLDNILNAMTMGVGGVAAISLLVGAVGILTMMWISVNERISEIGLEKAIGAEAGQVLTLFLTEAALLSTAGGVAGVIAGIGIAQLLGAVIPALPVRIPTMYVIVAILVSVIVGLISGVAPARRAAKLDPLEALRTE